A genomic segment from Thermostichus lividus PCC 6715 encodes:
- a CDS encoding RNA methyltransferase — protein sequence MLNSSAVQRLAGVRIVLVEPNGDINIGSVARVMKNMGLQQLWIVSPRCCPHSELAYRWAVHGKEVLTQATITDCLDTALKGCQRIFATVGRDVADLALPCWPPREGAPQLLGTGTAALIFGREDRGLTNQELALAQGLIRIPTATLYPSLNLAQAVAVCCYELWCAASNPAGTSDQESAVTFERLQGFYDHLEQLLLRVGFLYPHTAARRMEKVRSLLGRAYPTEAEVALLRGMVRQLEWAIGQPSPTKSDTFPLQ from the coding sequence TTCTGCTGTCCAGCGGCTTGCTGGGGTGCGCATTGTTCTTGTCGAACCCAACGGTGATATCAATATCGGCAGCGTAGCTCGGGTAATGAAAAATATGGGGTTACAGCAGTTATGGATTGTGAGTCCCCGCTGCTGCCCCCACAGTGAGCTGGCCTATCGCTGGGCAGTGCATGGAAAAGAGGTGCTCACCCAAGCTACGATTACCGATTGCCTAGACACTGCCTTAAAAGGGTGCCAGCGGATTTTTGCTACCGTTGGCCGTGATGTTGCCGATTTAGCCCTTCCCTGCTGGCCACCGCGCGAGGGCGCACCGCAACTGTTAGGTACCGGTACCGCTGCGCTCATCTTTGGTCGCGAGGATCGCGGCTTAACGAATCAGGAACTCGCCTTAGCCCAAGGACTCATTCGCATTCCCACAGCAACCCTCTACCCATCTTTGAATCTGGCCCAGGCTGTGGCCGTATGTTGCTATGAATTGTGGTGCGCTGCCAGCAACCCAGCGGGAACTTCCGATCAGGAGTCTGCCGTCACATTTGAGCGGTTGCAAGGGTTCTACGACCACTTAGAGCAGCTATTGCTCAGGGTTGGTTTTTTGTACCCCCATACGGCAGCCCGTCGCATGGAAAAGGTGCGATCGCTCCTGGGCCGTGCTTACCCAACAGAGGCAGAAGTGGCTCTGCTGCGGGGGATGGTACGGCAATTGGAATGGGCGATTGGTCAGCCTTCCCCCACAAAATCAGACACATTCCCTTTACAGTAG
- a CDS encoding DUF6671 family protein — MFKDTTAYFHGRTAILATKHGKEQVIAPALAALGIQVEVAAAIDTDQFGTFSRDRPRCGTQEEAAEAKANLVLSETGADLAIASEGSFGPHPQCPLVPGDRELVLLVDRLHDLKLWGEVISLDTNFSHATIRSLSDALTFAKTVGFPSHGLIAMVSSDPIPNTPIFKGIKTVEELEAAIAALHPHSPDGRLHLETDMRAHMNPTRMGVIASATAELVKAMQQGCPQCGLPGFVATETIPGRPCALCGAPTSQTKAVRYRCQRCAHVLSVPTQEPLADPSQCYFCNP, encoded by the coding sequence ATGTTTAAGGACACAACCGCTTACTTTCACGGACGAACCGCCATTCTAGCCACAAAGCATGGCAAGGAGCAGGTGATTGCCCCAGCGCTTGCGGCACTGGGAATCCAAGTCGAGGTGGCAGCCGCCATTGATACGGATCAGTTTGGCACCTTTAGCCGCGATCGCCCCCGCTGCGGTACTCAAGAGGAGGCTGCTGAAGCAAAAGCCAACTTGGTGCTATCTGAAACGGGGGCTGATTTGGCGATCGCCAGTGAGGGGAGTTTTGGCCCCCATCCCCAGTGTCCCTTAGTCCCGGGCGATCGCGAGCTGGTGCTGCTTGTGGATCGTCTCCACGATCTAAAGTTGTGGGGGGAGGTCATCTCCCTAGACACTAACTTTAGCCATGCCACCATCCGCAGCCTGTCTGATGCCTTAACCTTTGCCAAAACGGTGGGGTTTCCCAGCCATGGCTTAATTGCCATGGTCAGCTCTGACCCAATACCGAATACGCCGATTTTTAAGGGCATTAAAACTGTGGAGGAACTTGAAGCAGCGATCGCGGCGCTACACCCGCATAGCCCGGATGGCCGCCTCCACCTAGAAACCGATATGCGCGCCCACATGAACCCAACCCGCATGGGCGTGATTGCCAGCGCCACCGCTGAACTGGTCAAGGCCATGCAACAGGGTTGCCCCCAGTGTGGTCTGCCCGGCTTTGTCGCAACAGAAACTATCCCCGGTCGCCCCTGCGCCCTGTGTGGTGCACCAACTAGCCAGACCAAAGCAGTCCGCTACCGCTGCCAACGCTGCGCTCACGTCCTCAGCGTCCCGACTCAAGAACCTCTGGCCGACCCAAGTCAGTGCTACTTTTGTAATCCCTAG
- a CDS encoding ABC transporter ATP-binding protein produces MSGAAVLTLREVSRTFGGLKAVDRVSLTVEEGEIFGIIGPNGAGKTTLFNLLTGLIPLTSGDIYFQQQRLTHAPPHQIAALGIARTFQNIRLFKEMTVWQNVRLGQHRHGSTQFWANLLNTPAVQQQQRRLADRATELLYWLGLYDRRDELAGNLPYGEQRRLEIARALALQPKVLLLDEPAAGMNPAEKQALCELIDRLHEAFQLTVIVIEHHVPLVMNLCDRIAVLDFGQLIALGDPLRVKNDPKVIEAYLGGDV; encoded by the coding sequence ATGAGTGGGGCAGCCGTCCTGACCCTTAGAGAGGTCAGCCGTACCTTTGGTGGCCTGAAGGCCGTGGATCGGGTATCGCTGACGGTTGAAGAGGGGGAAATTTTTGGCATTATTGGCCCCAATGGTGCGGGCAAAACCACCCTCTTTAATCTGCTCACGGGGCTGATTCCCCTCACTAGTGGCGACATCTACTTTCAGCAGCAGCGGTTGACCCATGCGCCCCCCCACCAGATTGCCGCCTTGGGGATTGCCCGTACGTTTCAGAATATTCGCCTGTTTAAGGAGATGACGGTGTGGCAGAATGTGCGGCTGGGGCAGCATCGCCACGGCTCAACGCAGTTTTGGGCCAATCTGCTGAACACTCCTGCGGTGCAACAACAGCAGCGCCGCTTGGCCGATCGCGCCACTGAGCTTTTATACTGGCTGGGTCTCTACGATCGCCGCGATGAATTGGCCGGCAATTTACCCTACGGAGAGCAGCGCCGCCTTGAAATTGCTCGTGCTCTGGCCTTGCAACCGAAGGTACTGTTGCTGGATGAACCAGCGGCGGGGATGAATCCGGCTGAAAAGCAAGCACTGTGCGAATTGATTGACCGTCTGCACGAGGCATTTCAGTTAACGGTGATCGTAATTGAGCACCATGTTCCCTTAGTGATGAATCTCTGCGATCGCATCGCCGTGCTGGATTTTGGTCAACTGATTGCCCTAGGTGACCCCCTCCGGGTTAAAAATGATCCCAAGGTCATTGAGGCGTACTTGGGTGGTGATGTTTAA
- a CDS encoding serine hydrolase: protein MLGLYFFNLDSGAALNVGGDDVFPAASTIKIPILVAFFKAVDENRISLSERLTMRPDLIAPEAGTLQYQKPNSQYPALEVADLMITISDNTATNMLIDRLGGAAVLNQQFQEWGLKNTVINNLLPDMEGTNTTSPRDLATLMLKIGQGELVSPRSRDRLLDIMRRTVTNTLLPAGIGPGATIAHKTGDIGTVVGDAGMVDMPNGQRYVAAMMVKRPYNDPKVVS, encoded by the coding sequence GTGCTGGGTTTGTACTTTTTCAACCTTGACTCCGGTGCAGCACTGAACGTCGGTGGTGACGATGTCTTTCCTGCCGCCTCAACCATTAAGATTCCAATTCTGGTGGCCTTTTTCAAAGCAGTGGATGAGAACCGCATTAGCCTGAGTGAGCGCCTGACCATGCGACCCGATTTAATTGCGCCGGAGGCAGGAACCTTACAGTACCAAAAACCCAACTCCCAGTATCCAGCCCTAGAAGTGGCCGACTTGATGATTACCATCAGTGACAACACCGCCACCAATATGCTGATCGATCGCCTAGGGGGTGCCGCCGTGCTCAACCAACAGTTTCAGGAGTGGGGCTTAAAGAATACAGTGATCAATAATCTGCTGCCGGATATGGAGGGCACCAACACCACCAGCCCTCGGGATTTAGCTACCCTAATGCTGAAGATTGGCCAAGGGGAACTGGTCTCTCCCCGCAGTCGCGATCGCCTCCTCGATATTATGCGCCGCACGGTTACCAACACGCTGCTACCGGCTGGCATTGGCCCAGGTGCCACCATTGCCCATAAAACAGGTGACATTGGCACCGTCGTGGGGGATGCTGGCATGGTGGATATGCCCAACGGTCAACGCTATGTTGCCGCCATGATGGTCAAGCGCCCCTACAATGACCCCAAGGTAGTGAGCTGA